In Kazachstania africana CBS 2517 chromosome 4, complete genome, the following are encoded in one genomic region:
- the KAFR0D03500 gene encoding uncharacterized protein (similar to Saccharomyces cerevisiae YKR005C; ancestral locus Anc_2.515) produces the protein MLTSFILSLGLFCSFVHSSGVENYELCPTLDSKELPKFLSSCDSGLKECIERNFEEEPFSCSLCVIVNNQTLQDENNCYCAQCAVEVLVATCFKEHCNSVEEFDILNSVSKEFVSDSRPLFSIEEPSKTENLTYRKDKNDVLYRNLLSFERSSLIDHILNSFQPETKDETQSFNVLQARDYVPDQALYYTTTEYITTYIPKERTTTKWKPIVVESVQVIDKCSGKKKTTTIWDVETITDTEVETQIHTQIHNQTKTQISTATKTKTATETETETEIETETETEIKRKTATAYETETATATETETETETERYFHHVTKYEDITTTTDYNIVTKTDYDTITKRRIKYRPIYKTVTETDYTATTRIKYKHGYVTETETELEQTTLTLKMGHTVTKTQSIEHTTTDTTTKYKPKKKLVTVTVTKPSTQTQTATVTATTTKIKKKWRPVGIVTVTVTVTVTTKVVGNMQLPLPKFPMMSIIRMGALNGSDDTSIPYVVTAIPTSKETEDQTVPTSTVLPLTIQTSPPTSAIVGSNRTTSNSTVPRVTAAVGKNARASPTIEDAEVSSGSSQMNSHKMLSTVLVISFCTLAVLGISYNPNSSNSMNLFKYYSKDNEDEQDDSFSDQEIEITDEEFHSLSVHVPKEGLTLSQMEELLCVD, from the exons ATGTTGActtcatttattttatcCCTTGGTTTGTTCTGTAGCTTTGTTCACAGTAGTGGGGTCGAAAACTACGAGTTGTGTCCCACTCTTGATTCGAAAGaattaccaaaatttttaagcAGTTGT GATTCTGGTCTAAAAGAATGCATtgagagaaattttgaagaggaGCCATTTTCTTGCTCTTTGTGTGTCATTGTTAATAACCAAACATTgcaagatgaaaataactGCTATTGTGCTCAATGTGCAGTGGAGGTTTTAGTTGCTACATGTTTTAAAGAGCATTGTAACTCTGTGGAAGAATTCGATATTTTAAACTCAGTCTCCAAAGAATTTGTTTCTGACTCGAGACCTTTATTTAGTATCGAAGAACCTTCTAAGACTGAAAACCTAACCTACCGCAAAGATAAGAATGATGTTTTATACCGTAATTTGCTTTCTTTTGAGAGAAGTTCGTTGATTGACCATATACTAAACTCATTTCAGCCAGAAACCAAGGATGAAACACAATCATTTAATGTCCTACAAGCTCGAGATTATGTTCCTGATCAAGCATTGTATTATACCACAACTGAATATATCACTACTTATATTCCAAAGGAAAGAACTACTACAAAATGGAAGCCAATTGTGGTAGAAAGTGTACAAGTAATTGACAAATGTTCtggaaagaagaaaaccaCAACAATTTGGGATGTTGAAACAATAACTGACACTGAAGTAGAAACTCAAATCCATACTCAGATTCATAATCAAACTAAGACTCAGATATCTACTGCAACTAAAACTAAGACTGCGACCGAGACTGAGACTGAGACAGAAATCGAGACAGAAACGGAAACAGAGATCAAGAGGAAGACTGCAACTGCATATGAGACTGAGACTGCAACTGCAACCGAAACTGAAACTGAGACTGAGACTGAGAGGTATTTCCATCACGTTACTAAGTATGAAGACATTACGACCACCACAGATTATAATATAGTAACTAAGACAGATTATGACACAATTACCAAAAGGAGAATCAAATATAGACCAATCTACAAAACAGTTACCGAAACTGACTATACCGCAACGACAagaattaaatataaacaTGGTTATGTGACAGAAACTGAGACAGAGCTTGAACAGACCACAttaactttgaaaatgggCCATACGGTGACTAAAACGCAGTCAATTGAACATACAACGACTGACACAACAACGAAATATAAACCTAAAAAAAAGCTTGTGACAGTTACGGTGACAAAACCATCAACACAAACACAAACGGCAACGGTAACGGCTACTACCACcaagataaagaagaaatggagACCCGTGGGAATAGTCACTGTGACTGTGACTGTGACTGTTACTACTAAAGTAGTGGGTAATATGCAACTTCCACTACCCAAATTTCCAATGATGTCAATAATAAGAATGGGGGCCCTCAACGGCTCAGATGATACATCAATCCCATATGTTGTGACAGCTATCCCTACATCCAAAGAAACAGAAGATCAAACCGTACCCACGTCAACTGTATTACCCTTGACTATTCAAACAAGCCCTCCCACTTCAGCAATAGTAGGATCGAATCGGACGACCAGTAATTCTACGGTTCCACGGGTCACCGCTGCAGTCGGGAAGAATGCAAGGGCTAGTCCAACAATAGAAGATGCTGAAGTTTCTTCTGGGTCTTCACAAATGAATTCACATAAAATGCTCTCGACTGTTCTGGTTATTTCATTCTGCACCTTGGCTGTTCTAGGAATTTCTTATAATCCAAACTCCTCTAATAGTATGAATTTGTTCAAATACTACAGTAAGGACAACGAGGATGAGCAAGATGATTCCTTCTCTGATCAAGAGATAGAGATAACGGATGAAGAGTTCCATTCACTGTCAGTTCACGTGCCAAAAGAAGGACTCACTCTTAGTCAGATGGAAGAATTATTGTGCGTCGATTGA
- the ECM9 gene encoding Ecm9p (similar to Saccharomyces cerevisiae ECM9 (YKR004C); ancestral locus Anc_2.514), with protein MISTKGKFCKELFEILTSEHSVNQFKLTIAPDEEITSKNHYYIDKSNDETRVEAICFKSTYVSIFMEAHNFLNPGYLSLIDSMYRLKNMPFFSVIQIYRTNIVTDFDKQYEVYVFTIGLLLTTTENKTNLNLHEEIFLKLLLKLEKTSSSSQIITFFENELRVVERLLSSSNNKLNKSSSLWYFYRKLYVLSQKIPLLSQRTDRDIIIKTHIYSASEHRSNYYCWNTARWFFYLFPPSSKEIFLKATEKFCFANTNDCSAWSALGYMVSNDVIEQKFTFENYKYIEGKYSETFPGTTSLIQSNFGIEMHSFSEKVAQFIDKLEVKEWPPFLCILKILHSIPEESLQSTSFVNRWKNELNSFEEKNRVD; from the coding sequence ATGATAAGTACCAAGGGAAAGTTTTGTAAagaactttttgaaatactTACGTCTGAACATTCTGTTAATCAATTCAAGCTGACCATTGCTCCTGATGAGGAGATAACGTCCAAAAACCATTATTATATCGACAAAAGTAATGACGAAACTAGAGTTGAAGCAATCTGTTTTAAATCCACATACGTTTCCATTTTCATGGAAGCACACAACTTTCTGAATCCAGGGTATCTGAGTCTTATAGACAGTATGTATAGACTAAAGAATATGCCGTTTTTTAGTgtaattcaaatttaccGTACTAACATTGTGACAGATTTTGATAAGCAGTACGAAGTTTACGTATTCACAATAGGATTATTACTGACCACTACTGAAAATAAGACAAATCTAAACCTTCATGAagagatttttttgaaattactgttgaaattagaaaaaacAAGTTCCTCTTCACAAATAATAACCTTTTTTGAGAATGAACTCAGGGTAGTAGAAAGGTTGTTGAGctcttcaaataataaactaaataaatcatcttctttatGGTACTTTTACAGAAAATTGTACGTCCTATCACAGAAGATACCACTGTTGAGCCAAAGAACTGATAGGGACATTATTATTAAGACGCATATCTATTCTGCAAGCGAGCACAGATCTAATTATTACTGCTGGAATACAGCAAGATGGTTTTTCTATTTGTTTCCCCCGtcttcaaaagaaattttcctCAAGGCTACTGAGAAGTTTTGTTTTGCAAATACTAACGACTGTTCAGCCTGGAGTGCATTGGGTTATATGGTCAGCAATGATGTAATTGAGCAAAAatttacttttgaaaattataaatacattgaaggaaaatatTCAGAGACTTTTCCTGGTACTACATCGCTTatacaatcaaattttggcATTGAAATGCATTCCTTTTCAGAAAAAGTTGCTCAATTCATAGATAAGTTAGAAGTCAAGGAATGGCCGCCATTCCTTTgcatattgaaaattctacACTCTATTCCAGAAGAATCTCTGCAATCTACTTCATTCGTTAATAGATGGAAGAATGAACTTAACTCCTTcgaggaaaaaaatagggttgattga
- the MEH1 gene encoding Meh1p (similar to Saccharomyces cerevisiae MEH1 (YKR007W); ancestral locus Anc_2.517), whose translation MGVVFSCWRDRSSDEDEALLRHQHGYGSGYNDNDNEEYSSLQQEERERERKARIRDDQLRKIVANTNDKLIDISMIDNSGIVVQSGDLDIPKDTEDISDGNEDKSTTEAAPTTITQQTANSDFIALDTKTELSDEMKQYLRIFHKEICEELEEQLRITPPGDLTMAF comes from the coding sequence ATGGGAGTGGTCTTCAGTTGCTGGAGGGACAGGAGTTCAGACGAAGATGAAGCGTTATTGAGGCATCAGCATGGATACGGTTCAGGATACAATGACAATGATAACGAAGAGTACAGCTCGCTGCAACAAGAAGagagagaaagagagagaaaGGCTCGTATTAGGGACGACCAGCTACGGAAAATTGTAGCAAATACAAATGACAAGCTCATcgacatttcaatgatcGATAATAGTGGGATAGTCGTTCAAAGTGGTGATTTGGATATACCCAAGGATACGGAGGATATCAGCGATGGGAATGAGGACAAATCGACTACTGAAGCAGCACCCACCACAATAACACAACAGACAGCAAATAGCGATTTCATTGCACTGGATACAAAGACGGAACTCTCGGATGAAATGAAACAGTATCTAAGGATATTCCATAAAGAAATATGCGAAGAGCTCGAAGAACAACTCCGCATAACACCTCCAGGCGACCTGACAATGGCATTCTAG
- the PAP1 gene encoding polynucleotide adenylyltransferase PAP1 (similar to Saccharomyces cerevisiae PAP1 (YKR002W); ancestral locus Anc_2.512): MNYQKVYGITGPVSTAGPTAAENKLNDGLIQELKRNNSFETEKETANRVEVLKLLQELAQRFVFNVSKKKNMSDGMAKDAGGKIFTFGSYRLGVHGPGSDIDTLVVVPKHVSREDFFTEFDSLLRERSELDEIAPVPDAFVPVIKIKLRGISIDLLCAKLDIAQVPESLVLSDNNLLRNVDEKDLRALNGTRVTDEILELVPKPIVFRIALRAIKLWAQNRAVYANVFGFPGGVAWAMLVARICQLYPNACSAVILNRFFKILSEWKWPQPVVLKPIEDGPLQVRVWNPKIYAQDRSHRMPVITPAYPSMCATHNITDSTKKVILEEFSRGIQITNDIFSSKKSWSDLFNKHEFFYKYKFYLTITASTRASDEEHLKWSGLVESKVRLLVLKLEALSGIKIAHPFIKPFETIYCYSNEDECKSILQNYGSHKTEGSLKKLTRVTDENKDNEDIKDKSKLYLTTMYIGLDVNVEDKKEKVDIHVPCTEFFNLCRNFNEDYQNSDSYSLVIRYVKLYDLPDDVYGENETRPVKKKSKRKKNEPSADLAKRPKAGTTDTPMTNTATTTAA, translated from the coding sequence ATGAATTATCAGAAGGTCTACGGTATCACAGGTCCAGTTTCTACAGCTGGTCCAACTGCAGCAGAgaataaattgaatgatggACTCATTCaggaattgaaaagaaataacTCTTTTGAAACTGAAAAGGAAACAGCAAATAGAGTGGAAGTGTTAAAACTCCTACAAGAACTCGCTCAACGTTTTGTGTTTAATGTttccaaaaagaaaaatatgtcTGATGGTATGGCAAAGGATGCAGGTGGGAAAATCTTCACTTTTGGTTCTTATAGATTAGGTGTTCATGGTCCTGGTAGTGATATTGATACTTTGGTCGTAGTACCAAAACATGTCTCAAGAGAAGATTTCTTTACTGAATTCGACTCACTTTTAAGAGAAAGAAGTGAACTAGATGAAATTGCCCCCGTTCCAGACGCTTTTGTTCCAgtcattaaaattaaattacGTGGTATTTCCATCGATTTACTTTGTGCTAAATTAGATATTGCTCAAGTTCCTGAAAGCTTAGTCTTAAGTGATAATAACTTACTTAGAAATGTcgatgaaaaagatttaaGAGCTCTTAATGGTACAAGAGTTACGgatgaaattttagaaCTAGTACCAAAACCTATTGTATTTAGAATAGCTTTAAGAGCTATCAAATTATGGGCACAAAATAGAGCAGTTTATGCTAACGTTTTCGGGTTCCCCGGTGGTGTTGCATGGGCAATGTTAGTGGCAAGAATTTGTCAGTTATATCCAAACGCTTGTAGCGCAGTCATATTaaatagatttttcaaaatattatcagAATGGAAATGGCCGCAACCTGTAGTATTAAAACCTATAGAAGATGGTCCTTTACAAGTTAGAGTATGGaatccaaaaatttatgCACAGGATAGATCTCATAGAATGCCCGTAATTACACCTGCATATCCTTCAATGTGTGCAACTCATAATATTACAGATTCCACTAAAAAAGTCatattagaagaattttcaaGAGGTATTCAAATCACAAATGATATCTTCTCAAGTAAAAAATCGTGGTctgatttattcaataaacatgaatttttttacaagtataaattttatttaacaATTACTGCATCAACAAGGGCAAGTGATGAAGAACATTTAAAATGGAGTGGGTTAGTGGAAAGTAAAGTGAGATTATTAGTACTGAAATTAGAAGCACTATCCGGTATTAAAATTGCTCATCCTTTCATAAAACCTTTTGAAACAATTTATTgttattcaaatgaagatgaatgCAAATCAATCCTACAAAATTATGGATCCCATAAGACAGAAggttctttgaaaaaattgacaagAGTGacagatgaaaataaagataacGAAGATAttaaagataaatcaaaattatatttaaCAACAATGTACATTGGTCTTGACGTTAATGTGGAAgacaagaaagaaaaagtcGATATTCATGTTCCATGTAcggaatttttcaatttatgTCGTAATTTCAATGAGgattatcaaaattctGACTCATATTCATTAGTTATAAGGTACGTTAAATTATACGATTTACCGGATGATGTATatggtgaaaatgaaactagACCCGttaagaagaaaagtaaaagaaagaagaacgAACCAAGTGCAGATCTTGCGAAGAGACCAAAAGCAGGTACCACGGATACACCAATGACTAATACTGCCACAACCACAGCTGCATAA
- the MRPL13 gene encoding mitochondrial 54S ribosomal protein mL50 MRPL13 (similar to Saccharomyces cerevisiae MRPL13 (YKR006C); ancestral locus Anc_2.516), producing the protein MNLVRHQGASYVIRRSIVSTQPNYNFFAWFKDRKKQKAVHNQNVRKTEALIKDIESGTDVSKDMGSSSTRIDLVPENFVGKRQVKTISLKEVPFHNWLSKSKVKTEKDLDHHIIEAYNHAFPSAAVKAIRNGKLKAPFVDVTSKFKFSKRLQSLTGYAISDYQCTILSTPLSFKDYYMKEILSGKALRFNENEPNAIHLSKESFTSPNVHIVEDTPVKLQKRKFNEILKEVKMLEEQESHEAIERARNFDN; encoded by the coding sequence ATGAATCTTGTAAGACATCAGGGTGCTTCCTATGTCATCAGGAGAAGTATTGTGAGTACTCAGCCCAATTACAACTTTTTTGCATGGTTTAAAGATAGAAAGAAGCAAAAAGCGGTACATAATCAGAATGTAAGGAAGACAGAGGCATTAATCAAGGATATTGAGTCTGGCACTGATGTGAGTAAAGATATGGGATCGTCCTCTACGAGAATTGACTTGGTtccagaaaattttgtaggTAAAAGGCAAGTGAAGACAATCTCACTGAAAGAAGTTCCATTCCATAATTGGTTATCAAAGTCGAAAGTAAAGACAGAGAAAGACCTCGACCATCATATTATTGAGGCTTATAATCATGCTTTCCCATCTGCAGCGGTGAAGGCCATCAGGAATGGGAAATTGAAAGCTCCATTCGTTGATGTAACCtctaaattcaaattcagcAAAAGATTACAATCTCTCACAGGATATGCAATTTCAGATTATCAATGTACCATACTGTCAACACCATTGTCCTTCAAAGACTATTACATGAAAGAGATATTAAGTGGTAAAGCATTAAGGTTTAATGAAAACGAGCCAAATGCAATTCATTTGAGTAAAGAATCATTTACTTCGCCAAATGTCCATATTGTCGAGGATACACCAGTGAAACTACAAAAACGTAAgttcaatgaaattttgaaggaagTTAAAATGCTAGAGGAACAAGAAAGTCATGAGGCTATAGAAAGGGccagaaattttgataattga
- the RSC4 gene encoding Rsc4p (similar to Saccharomyces cerevisiae RSC4 (YKR008W); ancestral locus Anc_2.518), translated as MPPRKRKTVDEQQVVVEESPKYVAGKVPRTQGRQPEVDYSQPLDPRSELFVDHWSVPKFNRFVTFTLDQLSETYKGVFKDFIKLPSRKFHPQYYYKIQQPISINEIKSRDYEYQDGPHNFLLDVELLAKNCLSYNESDSLIVKNAFQMINFVKYETLKAKNVKRNYMMHDEIKTRLIRYLERVINATEKIVNDELGRPKREGLDDEIKLSDPFMEFVDKDELPEYYEVIHRPSAISEVKKNLDLSYYPKIYDFIIDMHLVFQNALIFNDSTSLIYESALNLLEYFDHLILDEFFPELKDLSERGELKLEVDQFEYEKYLGSSTQPNQIVLPDDDEDDDAYNNIEGLGNGYTRSLLTEDYLLGPTTNNEPQLKKSRIYSIGADEERPEILKYNIVKSINKEPISEQFTMKFKPFNMIDEVTLFASKSLYNQAINPMPGSRPACTQNWLEFTFKANELNQNENIFSFSLEPVQTFLTLVANVKDPKLKSSLTLNRESVKPRDDVKPKVIKPENEDAKPDLEEVDNDPITKFDIRLNEGLNYLEYKCEMENAEESELLRFWINVLP; from the coding sequence ATGCCtccaagaaagagaaagacCGTTGATGAACAACAAGTAGTCGTTGAGGAATCCCCCAAGTACGTGGCAGGGAAAGTTCCTAGAACTCAAGGTAGACAGCCGGAAGTCGATTATTCACAACCATTAGATCCTAGGTCTGAGCTGTTTGTAGATCATTGGAGTGTTCCTAAATTCAATAGATTTGTTACTTTCACGTTGGATCAGCTCTCAGAGACGTATAAAGGTGTGttcaaagattttatcaaattgcCAAGTAGAAAATTCCATCCACAgtattattacaaaatcCAGCAACCTATTTCgatcaatgaaattaaatccAGAGATTATGAATATCAAGACGGTCCACACAATTTCCTTTTAGATGTCGAGCTGCTAGCCAAAAATTGTCTCTCTTACAACGAATCTGATAGTTTAATTGTGAAAAATGCTTTccaaatgataaattttgtCAAGTATGAGACATTAAAGGCAAAAAATGTGAAAAGAAACTATATGATGCATGACGAGATTAAGACGAGATTAATTAGATATCTGGAGAGAGTTATTAATGCTACGGAAAAGATTGTAAATGATGAACTTGGCCGTCCAAAGAGAGAAGGTctagatgatgaaattaaactAAGTGATCCCTTCATGGAATTTGTGGATAAAGATGAACTGCCAGAGTACTATGAAGTTATTCATAGGCCCTCTGCTATCTCTGAAGTTAAAAAGAACTTAGATTTAAGTTACTATCCCAAGATTTATGATTTCATCATCGATATGCATTTAGTTTTCCAAAATGCTCTAATCTTTAATGATTCAACGTCGTTAATCTATGAAAGTGCCTTGAATCTATTAGAATATTTTGACCATTTGATTTTAGATGAATTTTTCCCTGAACTAAAAGATTTAAGCGAACGTggtgaattgaaattagaagTTGATCAATTCGAATACGAAAAATATCTGGGATCTTCAACACAGCCAAATCAAATTGTACTTCCTGATGAcgatgaggatgatgatgcatataataatattgagGGTCTCGGTAATGGATATACACGTTCATTGCTGACAGAGGATTACCTCTTGGGACCAACAACCAACAATGAGCCACAACTAAAGAAGTCAAGAATATATTCCATTGGAGCTGATGAGGAAAGACcagagattttgaaatataacattgtcaaatcaataaataaagAACCAATATCCGAGCAATTTacaatgaaattcaaaCCATTTAACATGATAGATGAAGTAACATTGTTTGCTTCTAAAAGTCTATATAATCAAGCAATAAATCCAATGCCAGGTTCAAGACCTGCCTGTACACAAAATTGGTTAGAATTTACTTTCAAAGCCAATGAActaaatcaaaatgaaaatattttttcgtTCTCATTAGAACCAGTACAAACGTTTCTAACGTTGGTAGCAAACGTGAAAGATCCAAAATTAAAGTCATCGTTAACTTTGAACAGAGAAAGTGTTAAACCAAGAGATGATGTCAAACCAAAAGTGATAAAAcctgaaaatgaagatgcaAAACCAGATTTGGAGGAAGTCGACAATGATCCAATTaccaaatttgatattagATTGAATGAAGGCCTCAATTATCTAGAATACAAATGCGAAATGGAAAATGCTGAAGAGAGCGAATTATTGAGGTTCTGGATTAATGTACTACCATGA
- the OSH6 gene encoding oxysterol-binding protein OSH6 (similar to Saccharomyces cerevisiae OSH7 (YHR001W) and OSH6 (YKR003W); ancestral locus Anc_2.513): MSLNKLKVGGYGKQGSTSTPSNVQIENISEDTDDIDENDETGQSILLNIISQLRPGSDLSHITLPTFILEKKSMLERITNLLQFPSLLLDAHAEKDTLERFLKIIKWYLSGWHIAPKAVKKPLNPILGEYFTAYWNLPNKQQAYYIAEQTSHHPPKSAYFYMIPESNIRADGVVIPKSRFLGNSSAAMMEGLSILQFLDIIDEDTKEVEKYSFTQPNMYARGILFGKMKFELGDHAIVKGPKYLADIEFKTKGFISGTYDAIHGIIKDYTGKKYYEITGKWNDIMYVKNLQKAEAPKTVLFNSHEHRPLKPIVRPLEEQGGYESRRLWKKVCDALAARDHKVATEEKSLIENEQRALAKRRLEDGVEFHPKLFRKLPSGSSLDYMIYKGIPSGNDHEAQIRSILETVPILPGQRLTEKFAIPAYKKHDIQSSHK, translated from the coding sequence ATGTCCCTCAATAAACTAAAAGTTGGAGGTTATGGCAAACAAGGCTCTACAAGCACCCCCTCGAACGtgcaaattgaaaacataTCAGAGGATACAGACGATATTGATGAGAATGACGAAACTGGACAGAGTATTTTACTCAATATAATTTCTCAATTAAGACCTGGATCCGATTTATCACATATAACGTTACCAACTTTTATACTGGAGAAGAAGTCCATGCTTGAAAGAATAACAAATTTACTCCAATTTCCCTCCCTCTTACTTGATGCACACGCAGAAAAGGATACCCTAGaaagatttttgaagattatTAAGTGGTATCTTTCTGGTTGGCATATTGCTCCAAAAGCTGTCAAAAAACCATTGAATCCTATATTAGGGGAATACTTCACAGCATATTGGAATTTGCCCAACAAACAGCAAGCTTACTACATTGCTGAGCAGACAAGTCATCATCCACCAAAATCTGCATATTTTTATATGATTCCAGAATCTAATATCAGGGCTGATGGTGTAGTAATTCCAAAATCGAGATTTTTAGGAAATTCATCTGCAGCAATGATGGAAGGTTTATCAATTctacaatttttggatataattgatgaagataccaaggaagttgaaaaatattcttttacaCAACCTAATATGTATGCAAGAGGTATTCTATTTGGTAAAATGAAATTCGAATTGGGCGATCATGCCATAGTAAAAGGTCCAAAATATCTCGCTGacattgaatttaaaaCCAAAGGATTTATCTCAGGTACGTACGATGCAATTCATGGGATTATCAAGGATTATACTGGTAAAAAGTATTATGAAATAACAGGAAAATGGAACGATATTATGTACGTTAAAAATTTGCAGAAAGCTGAGGCCCCCAAAACTGTATTATTTAACTCGCATGAACACCGTCCACTGAAGCCAATTGTTCGACCATTAGAAGAGCAGGGAGGGTATGAATCAAGAAGACTTTGGAAAAAAGTTTGTGACGCTTTAGCTGCTCGTGATCATAAGGTGGCTACCGAAGAAAAATCATTGATTGAGAACGAACAAAGAGCCTTAGCTAAAAGACGATTGGAAGATGGCGTCGAATTTCATCCAAAACTGTTTAGAAAACTTCCGTCTGGTAGTTCTCTAGATTACATGATATACAAAGGCATACCAAGTGGCAACGACCATGAAGCACAAATAAGAAGTATTTTAGAAACTGTTCCGATCTTACCGGGGCAGAGattaactgaaaaatttgccATACCAGCGTACAAGAAACATGACATACAGTCATCCCacaaataa